One part of the Lycium ferocissimum isolate CSIRO_LF1 chromosome 8, AGI_CSIRO_Lferr_CH_V1, whole genome shotgun sequence genome encodes these proteins:
- the LOC132068025 gene encoding auxin response factor 2-like — MESNSQLKHFEGDDALCREIWKACSGSLLDVPKVGERVYYFPRLHMEQLEQSSNLEWIQGLQLSNLPRKILCRVLHIRLLVEHDPEEVYAETILLPSQEQNEPTTPEFYPLEPPRPKYQSFCKVLTTSDIKSNWGLSVHRKDADKCFPPLDMTQEKPTQELIVSDLLGNEWRFKHVYQGQPRRHLFTNGWSTFVTSKKLLPGDLVVFLRDETAKLHVGIRRLSNQRCSIGSSTFSRQSMEGVLAVASYAFATRSLFSVYYKPCYNKSSQLIMSLSKYFEGGNHGHGVGLISRMQHGGEDSYARRTNDLVQISLSQGQQTTNLMLEGDQYMQDSETILDCNQPTMMDLEIRQQTVGSVNNIHCFMPVEDNGLQLHAAVVRENNEGSILNETVAQDEDFYELFKDIDLPDSTNTSLDTIALDNSDWFRSTLQDFDEWLEEQEETIPPGQQNSLEDHSRRTSFVLEHPTSSQVMSISSTPSQIPYEGPGRGDEQVPWGGYQVARRCLPILSRVVLRYPDSLVNFRAASSIVQSMYLEILAELVYFLDNLTIVNLSKDQFRVARQHIWDLKSNGIEIGWLEKRLLHIDEVFSMESLMQRRQAVTRSMEEKLATFRQLDEELGCINKELHELSLKVGPNPPMRLHPVLEGLL, encoded by the exons ATGGAGTCGAATTCACAGCTAAAGCATTTTGAAG GGGATGATGCTTTGTGTAGGGAAATATGGAAGGCCTGTTCTGGTTCATTGTTGGATGTTCCCAAGGTTGGGGAGAGAGTGTACTACTTTCCCAGACTTCACATGGAGCAG CTGGAACAATCGTCCAATCTGGAATGGATTCAAGGACTACAATTGTCAAATCTTCCCCGAAAGATATTATGCCGTGTTCTTCACATTCGTCTTCTG GTCGAACATGACCCGGAAGAAGTTTATGCTGAAACTATATTGTTGCCGAGTCAAGAA CAAAATGAGCCAACAACTCCAGAGTTTTATCCTCTTGAACCTCCAAGGCCCAAGTATCAGTCATTTTGCAAGGTTTTAACTACCTCTGATATAAAAAGTAACTGGGGATTGTCCGTGCACCGAAAAGATGCCGACAAATGCTTCCCTCCCCTG GACATGACGCAAGAAAAACCGACCCAAGAATTGATAGTCAGCGATCTTCTGGGCAATGAATGGCGCTTTAAGCATGTATACCAAG GCCAACCTCGGAGGCATTTATTCACAAATGGCTGGAGTACATTCGTTACTAGTAAGAAATTGCTTCCCGGCGATTTAGTTGTGTTTTTAAG GGATGAAACTGCAAAACTACATGTTGGGATTAGACGTTTATCTAATCAACGCTGCTCCATTGGGTCATCAACATTTTCAAGGCAAAGCATGGAAGGGGTTCTTGCAGTTGCTTCCTATGCATTTGCAACCCGAAGTCTCTTTTCTGTCTACTACAAGCCATGCTACAATAA ATCAAGTCAACTTATTATGAGCTTGAGCAAATATTTTGAAGGTGGAAACCATGGCCATGGAGTTGGCCTGATCTCTAGAATGCAACACGGGGGTGAGGACTCTTATGCGAGAAG AACAAATGATTTGGTCCAGATATCTTTATCTCAGGGTCAACAAACAACAAATCTTATGCTAGAGGGGGATCAATACATGCAAGATTCGGAAACAATACTTGATTGTAATCAACCTACTATGATGGATTTGGAGATCAGACAACAGACAGTTGGATCAGTCAACAATATTCATTGTTTCATGCCTGTAGAGGACAATGGATTGCAATTGCATGCAGCAGTTGTGAGGGAGAATAATGAGGGATCTATTCTGAATGAAACTGTGGCTCAAGATGAGGACTTTTATGAGCTATTCAAGGACATTGACCTTCCAGACTCTACAAACACTAGTCTTGATACTATAGCTTTGGATAACAGTGATTGGTTCAGATCCACGCTACAag attttgatgaatgGCTTGAAGAGCAAGAAGAGACAATTCCTCCCGGTCAGCAGAATTCCTTAGAAGATCACTCTAGACGGACTTCTTTTGTATTGGAGCATCCGACTTCCTCCCAAGTGATGTCTATCTCTTCAACCCCGAGTCAGATTCCCTATGAAGGACCCGGTCGTGGTGACGAGCAAGTTCCTTGGGGAGGCTATCAAGTAGCACGACGATGTTTACCAATACTCAGTAGGGTTGTCTTACGGTACCCTGATTCACTCGTGAACTTCAGGGCCGCAAGTAGCATAGTTCAGTCAATGTATTTGGAAATATTGGCAGAGTTGGTCTACTTTCTAGATAATCTAACAATAGTGAACTTGTCCAAGGATCAGTTCAGGGTTGCTAGGCAACATATCTGGGACTTAAAGTCAAATGGCATTGAAATAGGCTGGCTTGAAAAGCGTTTACTGCATATCGATGAAGTATTTAGCATGGAAAGTTTAATGCAACGGCGACAAGCAGTCACACGTTCAATGGAGGAGAAATTAGCTACGTTTAGGCAGCTGGATGAGGAACTCGGCTGTATAAACAAGGAGCTTCATGAACTATCTCTAAAGGTTGGCCCAAATCCCCCTATGAGATTGCACCCTGTATTGGAGGGTTTGTTGTAG
- the LOC132068026 gene encoding patatin-like protein 6, which produces MESNGMSDMRLEPSIDPDKLSYEIFSILESKFLFGYDDQKLWVPKNLTSAIVEENKKNDDVLMENIQAIKNQRGKICILSIDGGGMRNILSGKALAYLEQALKAKSGNPDARIADYFDVAVGSGTGGIFTAMLFSTKDQNRPVFHAEDTWKLLAEQGRRIYPSKGSSSAGNGFLRRVFRRGATGSDAAGLDKVMKEAFMDKKTGRSLTLKDTLKPVLIPCYDLSSTAPFLFSRADAFESESFDFRLWEVCRATSAEPGIFEPVCMKSVDEKTRCVGVDGGLAMSNPTAAAITHVLHNKQEFPFVRGVEDILVLSLGTGQLLEGNFEFEHVKKWKAKDWAKPMARISGDGAADMVDHSVAMAFGECRSSNYVRIQANGSSFGRCGVNIDADPSPSNVKKLVGIADEMLKQKNVESVLFGGKKIAEQSNFQKLDWFAGELVQEHQRRSCRIAPTVAFKQHLPNSYQEK; this is translated from the exons atgGAGTCAAATGGTATGTCAGATATGAGATTAGAACCTAGTATTGATCCAGATAAGTTAAGTTATGAGAttttttcaattcttgaaaGCAAATTCTTATTTGGTTATGATGATCAAAAGCTTTGGGTACCTAAAAATTTAACATCTGCCATTGTTgaagagaacaagaaaaatgaTGACGTTTTAATGGAGAATATTCAGGCGATTAAAAATCAACGAGGAAAAATATGTATACTCAGCATTGATGGTGGTGGAATGCGAAATATATTATCAg GGAAAGCTTTAGCTTATTTGGAACAAGCATTGAAGGCTAAATCGGGAAATCCAGATGCTCGAATCGCCGATTATTTCGACGTTGCTGTCGGTTCCGGCACAGGAGGAATTTTCACAGCGATGTTATTTTCAACAAAGGATCAAAACCGTCCGGTTTTTCACGCCGAGGACACGTGGAAGCTTCTAGCAGAACAAG GTAGGAGAATTTACCCTTCGAAGGGATCAAGTTCCGCTGGAAATGGTTTTCTCCGGCGTGTTTTCCGACGTGGCGCAACCGGTTCAGATGCTGCCGGTTTAGATAAAGTGATGAAAGAAGCATTTATGGATAAAAAAACCGGTCGAAGCCTTACGTTAAAGGATACACTTAAACCGGTTTTAATCCCCTGTTATGACTTATCCAGTACGGCGCCGTTTTTGTTCTCTCGAGCAGATGCTTTCGAGTCGGAAAGCTTTGATTTTCGGTTATGGGAAGTTTGCCGGGCTACATCAGCTGAACCGGGAATTTTTGAACCAGTTTGTATGAAATCCGTTGATGAAAAAACCAGGTGTGTGGGAGTTGACGGCGGTTTAGCTATGAGTAACCCAACTGCCGCGGCGATTACGCACGTGCTTCATAATAAACAGGAATTTCCTTTTGTGAGAGGTGTTGAGGATATTTTGGTACTTTCACTTGGGACAGGGCAGCTTCTAGAAGGAAACTTCGAATTTGAGCATGTTAAGAAATGGAAGGCTAAGGATTGGGCTAAACCAATGGCCCGAATCTCCGGCGACGGAGCGGCTGATATGGTGGATCATTCTGTCGCCATGGCATTCGGGGAATGTCGGAGTAGTAACTATGTCCGCATTCAG GCTAATGGATCGAGTTTCGGTCGTTGTGGGGTGAACATAGATGCCGATCCAAGTCCTAGCAATGTGAAAAAGCTTGTGGGAATTGCAGATGAAATGCTGAAACAGAAAAATGTAGAGTCTGTGCTATTTGGTGGAAAGAAAATAGCAGAGCAGAGCAATTTCCAGAAACTTGATTGGTTTGCTGGAGAACTTGTACAAGAGCATCAGAGGAGGAGTTGCAGGATAGCTCCCACTGTTGCATTTAAACAACATCTCCCAAACAGTtaccaagaaaaataa
- the LOC132068027 gene encoding V-type proton ATPase subunit G 2, which produces MESNRGNQTGIQQLLGAEQEAQHIVNAAKSAKQARMRQAKEEAEKEIAEFRAYMEAEFQRKVEQTSGDSGANVKRLDQETFAKIQNLKAESESISNDVVQMLLRQVTTVKN; this is translated from the exons ATGGAATCCAACAGGGGCAACCAGACTGGTATTCAACAACTTTTAGGTGCAGAGCAAGAAGCTCAACACATTGTCAATGCTGCCAAGAGTG CAAAACAGGCTAGAATGAGACAGGCAAAGGAAGAAGCTGAGAAGGAGATAGCTGAATTTCGTGCTTACATGGAAGCCGAATTTCAGAGAAAGGTTGAACAG ACTAGTGGTGATTCGGGTGCTAATGTCAAACGCCTTGATCAAGAAACATTTGCAAAGATCCAGAACTTGAAAGCAGAATCCGAAAGCATCTCCAACGATGTTGTCCAGATGCTTCTGAGGCAAGTGACAACAGTAAAGAACTAA